In a single window of the Bacteroidales bacterium genome:
- a CDS encoding iron-containing alcohol dehydrogenase yields the protein MVDPFQLIHTPNIIFGPGKIKELPVQVGKYGNNILLIHGSGSFIQSEKGREILASLDDNGFRVSKASVSHEPSPALIDGIVQENVSENIDTVVAIGGGSVLDTGKAVSAMLPLNEPVKEYLEGVGSKKPTGEKVPFIAIPTTSGTGSEATNNAVISEVGENGFKKSLRHNNYVPDIALIDPELVLSCPTAITAASGMDAFTQLLEAYVSTKASVLTDAWAWEGLKSVHRSLEKVVHEGDNLDARTDMAFAALISGMVLANAGLGLVHGFASSIGGLIDMPHGQVCGTLMAAVHESNIKALKTNDPESPALNKYVKVGVLFAGETLQEQSDDYYLDQFIRRLNDMTESFGLERFSGYGLTESQAVEIAEEKTGNKNNPVNFSAEARKDILLRRL from the coding sequence ATGGTAGATCCGTTTCAACTGATCCATACACCCAATATCATTTTCGGTCCGGGTAAAATCAAAGAGTTGCCTGTTCAGGTCGGGAAATACGGGAATAACATACTACTCATACATGGCTCGGGGAGTTTCATCCAATCAGAAAAAGGTCGGGAGATCCTAGCTTCCCTTGATGACAATGGCTTCCGGGTATCAAAAGCAAGTGTAAGCCATGAACCCTCGCCGGCTTTAATCGATGGGATCGTGCAGGAAAATGTCTCCGAAAACATCGATACAGTCGTGGCTATAGGAGGTGGTAGCGTTCTGGATACCGGTAAGGCCGTATCGGCTATGCTTCCTTTGAATGAACCTGTGAAAGAATACCTTGAAGGCGTGGGCTCTAAAAAGCCTACCGGAGAAAAGGTGCCTTTTATAGCCATTCCCACCACCTCGGGTACGGGCAGTGAAGCCACTAATAATGCCGTTATTTCAGAAGTAGGAGAGAATGGGTTCAAAAAATCCCTTCGCCACAATAATTATGTACCGGATATTGCCCTGATTGATCCTGAGCTGGTGTTATCCTGTCCGACTGCGATTACTGCTGCTTCCGGAATGGATGCCTTTACACAGTTACTGGAGGCTTATGTATCTACAAAAGCCAGTGTTTTAACCGATGCCTGGGCCTGGGAAGGCCTGAAATCCGTTCATCGTTCCCTGGAAAAGGTGGTTCACGAGGGAGATAATCTTGATGCCCGCACGGACATGGCCTTTGCTGCTCTTATATCCGGGATGGTTTTAGCAAATGCCGGCTTGGGGCTGGTGCACGGCTTTGCTTCATCCATCGGAGGGCTTATCGATATGCCTCACGGACAGGTTTGCGGAACCCTTATGGCTGCGGTACATGAAAGCAATATAAAGGCTTTGAAGACAAACGATCCAGAAAGTCCGGCATTAAATAAATATGTAAAGGTGGGGGTTTTGTTTGCCGGAGAAACCTTACAGGAACAATCCGATGATTATTATCTGGATCAGTTTATTCGGAGATTGAATGATATGACCGAATCATTCGGTCTGGAACGCTTCAGCGGTTATGGCCTTACTGAATCACAGGCGGTTGAAATTGCCGAAGAAAAAACAGGAAATAAAAACAACCCGGTCAATTTTTCTGCGGAAGCGCGAAAAGATATTTTGCTGCGGAGACTTTAG
- a CDS encoding antibiotic biosynthesis monooxygenase, which translates to MIATLVHVYVKEEYIDQFIEATIENHQASVQEPGNLRFDVLQDDQNPAKFVLYEAYESEEAAAAHKQTDHYKKWKETVADWMDKPREGIKHQIVAPKDKSAW; encoded by the coding sequence ATGATTGCAACGCTTGTTCATGTTTATGTAAAAGAGGAGTATATCGATCAGTTTATTGAAGCTACGATTGAGAACCACCAGGCTTCGGTGCAGGAGCCTGGAAATCTTCGTTTTGATGTTTTGCAGGACGATCAGAATCCTGCCAAGTTTGTTCTTTATGAGGCTTATGAATCGGAAGAAGCCGCAGCGGCCCACAAACAAACCGACCACTACAAAAAATGGAAAGAAACGGTGGCTGACTGGATGGACAAACCAAGAGAAGGTATCAAGCACCAGATTGTTGCACCTAAAGATAAATCGGCATGGTAG
- a CDS encoding type II toxin-antitoxin system RelE/ParE family toxin, protein MRVAYTEQAIRSLQEALDFIASEVTEEKLNEIRDEILDTSETLASQPYLGQEEPILEYLGLGHRRLLVGKYKIIYRISEECIYITDIFDTRQYPSKMKG, encoded by the coding sequence ATGCGTGTTGCTTATACCGAACAGGCAATTAGAAGCCTTCAGGAAGCGTTGGATTTCATAGCTTCAGAAGTAACTGAAGAGAAGCTTAATGAAATAAGAGATGAAATATTGGATACATCTGAAACTTTAGCTTCCCAGCCTTATTTAGGTCAAGAAGAACCTATTTTAGAATATCTTGGATTAGGGCATAGAAGATTATTAGTAGGAAAGTATAAAATAATTTACCGCATTAGTGAGGAATGTATATATATCACTGACATATTTGATACCCGTCAATATCCTTCAAAAATGAAAGGATAG
- the hypD gene encoding hydrogenase formation protein HypD: MRYIDEYRNKDLIRKLVKRIRQYSDREYRLMEVCGTHTMAIHRFGIPALLPSNITLKSGPGCPVCVTGKSYIDKAIAYARMEDVIVCSYGDLLKVPGTSSSLYREKAAGCDVRVVYSLTDALKIARENPYQMIVFLAIGFETTAPGSAVGLLQAEKEGLDNFCLFSAHKLMPPAMDAIVEDGVKIDGYICPGHVSTITGREIYEHIPEQYGLACVIAGFEPLDILQSIWMLLDQLNNHDPKVEIQYKRAVRPEGNIKAREYMQQVFEPRDDWWRGLGILKKSGLGIRETYNKYDAEHVMPVETETDDSDGGCICGDVLKGLKEPGDCELFGIYCTPANPAGACMVSSEGACQAFYKYKRYE, translated from the coding sequence TTGAGATACATTGATGAATATCGCAATAAAGACCTGATAAGAAAACTGGTGAAACGGATTCGCCAATATAGTGACAGGGAATATAGGTTGATGGAAGTGTGTGGGACTCATACCATGGCCATTCACAGATTTGGAATTCCTGCACTTCTTCCTTCCAATATAACGCTTAAGTCGGGACCGGGTTGCCCGGTTTGTGTTACAGGCAAATCATATATTGATAAGGCCATTGCCTATGCCCGGATGGAGGATGTGATTGTCTGCAGCTATGGAGATCTTTTAAAGGTTCCCGGGACTTCCTCTTCACTTTACAGGGAAAAAGCGGCCGGATGTGATGTAAGGGTCGTGTATTCACTTACGGATGCATTGAAGATAGCCAGGGAAAATCCGTATCAGATGATTGTTTTTTTGGCTATTGGTTTTGAAACTACCGCTCCAGGCAGTGCAGTGGGTTTGCTTCAGGCCGAAAAGGAGGGCCTTGATAATTTCTGCCTTTTCAGTGCCCATAAATTGATGCCTCCGGCTATGGATGCCATTGTAGAAGACGGGGTGAAGATCGACGGGTATATCTGTCCGGGCCACGTAAGCACTATTACCGGCAGGGAAATCTACGAACACATCCCGGAGCAATATGGTCTGGCCTGTGTCATTGCCGGTTTTGAACCGCTTGATATTTTGCAATCCATATGGATGCTGTTAGATCAACTGAATAATCATGATCCCAAGGTAGAGATACAGTATAAGCGGGCAGTCAGGCCGGAAGGCAATATAAAGGCCAGGGAATACATGCAACAGGTCTTTGAGCCCCGCGATGACTGGTGGAGGGGACTGGGGATTCTCAAGAAAAGCGGTCTGGGAATCAGGGAGACGTATAATAAATACGATGCTGAGCATGTGATGCCTGTTGAGACCGAAACCGACGACTCCGACGGGGGGTGTATCTGTGGTGATGTTTTGAAAGGATTAAAAGAACCCGGGGATTGCGAACTATTTGGAATTTACTGCACACCGGCAAATCCGGCAGGAGCCTGCATGGTAAGTTCGGAAGGCGCTTGTCAGGCTTTCTATAAATACAAACGATATGAGTGA
- a CDS encoding ankyrin repeat domain-containing protein — translation MKQLSFITLTLISIVIISACNSQKSENGDQRSQEEKTATPQQQISEQQYFQAALNGDFNTVKKAIDNGMDVNATGQNGNTALMLAAYNGHKQIVDFLLQEGANVNEQDANQRTALLYAASGDNPETVQALIDAGAEIDHTDKKEGFSPLMFAAAEGQTEVVKTLLEAGADKTVKDKDGDTALDFARENGHDEVVEILAE, via the coding sequence ATGAAACAATTAAGCTTCATTACATTAACTCTGATTTCTATTGTAATCATATCAGCGTGCAACAGTCAGAAATCAGAAAACGGGGATCAGAGAAGCCAGGAAGAAAAGACAGCAACACCCCAGCAGCAAATATCAGAGCAACAATACTTTCAAGCTGCCCTCAACGGAGACTTTAATACCGTAAAAAAAGCCATTGATAATGGCATGGATGTAAACGCAACCGGCCAAAACGGCAATACAGCGCTCATGCTCGCCGCCTACAATGGCCACAAACAAATTGTTGATTTTCTGCTTCAAGAAGGAGCCAATGTGAATGAACAAGATGCCAACCAACGCACTGCGCTCCTTTATGCTGCCAGCGGTGACAATCCGGAAACAGTACAAGCGCTGATAGATGCAGGAGCCGAAATCGATCACACCGACAAAAAAGAAGGATTTAGCCCCTTAATGTTTGCTGCCGCAGAAGGACAGACGGAAGTCGTTAAAACATTACTGGAAGCAGGGGCCGACAAAACCGTTAAAGACAAAGACGGAGATACGGCCCTTGATTTTGCCCGGGAAAACGGACATGATGAAGTTGTAGAAATATTGGCAGAATAA